The Bacteroidales bacterium genome includes the window AATGTTCTTCCTTGTATATAAAATGCCGTGGTTACTTTTAATAATCAGTATATTTTATCCCTTATTTTCTGTTTTGCCTCATTATTTTTTCACAGATATGATAATTTATTCAAAAATGAAACATTAAAGATCATCCTAAGTGGTTTGTTTTTCTCTTTAGGACACATCCTGTATAAAAACATTTTGGTTTTGGCATTGGCATTTATTGCCGGTGTTATTTTTGCCTGTCATTACAGCAAAACGAAATCATTAACAATGAACGTCTTTGAACATTCGATATACGGTGTTTGGTTATTTGCTTCAGGCTTGGGATATTTTTTTGTGAGTCGGATGGTTGAATAACAAAAAAAACTGTAATATAAGGCACTCCAAACTTACAGAAAAGCATTCTTAAAATCAGAGAAAAGTAGGATTTAAAAAAAAAAGGTTTCATAATAATATATTTTTTTGCATCTCAAGACAAGAAAACTCATGTTTGTATCAATTCTCTACAGCCTCTCGGATGTTTCGAATATAATCAGCAGGTTGTATCCGGTATAATATTTTGAAAAAAATTGGTATTATTCGTATTTTTTTAATAACTTTAAAATTGGTATTTAAAATCCGTTAAACCACTTATTATATGAACCAAAATCGCAGCAAAAAAGCCTGCCTCGCCGGCAGGCAGGCATTAATAATAATACTGATTATTGTAACATGCACGGCAAGTTTTGCACAAAATTGTAACAAAACCGACAGTCTCGAAAACCGATTAAAAACCGTTAATAAAAACGAAAAGGCAAAGCTTTTAAATGAACTCGCAAAAGCATATTTGCCCAACTTTCCGGAAAAGGCAAAAGAAAAGGCAAGTCTTGCACTGCAACTTGCTGAAAAACAAAATAACAGAATTGAACAAGCATTTGCTTTAAAACATATAGGTGTGGCATTATATTATCAATCAAATTATGATGAAGCATTGGAATACTATAATAACTCTGTACATATATTTAAAAAACTTGATAATAAACCTGAAATTGCAAAATTACTTAACAATACAGGTGCAACTTATTATGAATTAAACAATTATAAAGATGCTTTGGTATATTATCAAAAGTCATTAAAAATTGAAGAAGAAATCAAGGATAAGGGAGGAATTGCATCTTCGTTAAATAATATTGGAATTATTTATAAAGTATTAAACAATTATGAAGATGCTTTGAAATATTATCAAAAATCATTAAGAATAAATGAAGAAATCGGGGATAAGAAAGGAATTGCATTTTCGCTAAATAATATTGGAATTGTTTATCAAAAATTAAATAATTATGAAGCTGCGTTGGAATATTATAAAAAGTCATTAAAAATAAAAGAAGAAATCAATAATAAAAACGGAATTGCATCTTCGTTAAATAATATAGGAGTAATTTATAAAGAATTAAACAATTATGAAGCTGCTTTGGTATATTATCGAAAATCATTAAAAATATATGAAGAAATCAAAGATAAAAAAAGAATTGCAAATTCGTTAAATAATATTGGAGATATATACAACAAACTCGGTAAGTTTAGTAAAGCATTGTTTTATTTTAGTAAAAGCCTTGAAATATCGGAATCTTTAAATATAAAAGATATTATTATAGATAGTTATGAATCTTTTTCAGTAAGCTATTCAGCAATGGGCAATTACAAAAAAGCTTTTAAATATTATAAACAATACATTGCTTTAAAAGATTCTGTTTTCAGTTTGGAAACATACAAGCAAATTGCAGATATGAAAACTAAGTATGAAAACGAGAAAAAAGACAAACAAATACAAAGTTTGGAATACGAAAATAATATAAAAGCCATAAAAA containing:
- a CDS encoding CPBP family intramembrane metalloprotease, whose translation is MVTFNNQYILSLIFCFASLFFHRYDNLFKNETLKIILSGLFFSLGHILYKNILVLALAFIAGVIFACHYSKTKSLTMNVFEHSIYGVWLFASGLGYFFVSRMVE
- a CDS encoding AraC family transcriptional regulator is translated as MNQNRSKKACLAGRQALIIILIIVTCTASFAQNCNKTDSLENRLKTVNKNEKAKLLNELAKAYLPNFPEKAKEKASLALQLAEKQNNRIEQAFALKHIGVALYYQSNYDEALEYYNNSVHIFKKLDNKPEIAKLLNNTGATYYELNNYKDALVYYQKSLKIEEEIKDKGGIASSLNNIGIIYKVLNNYEDALKYYQKSLRINEEIGDKKGIAFSLNNIGIVYQKLNNYEAALEYYKKSLKIKEEINNKNGIASSLNNIGVIYKELNNYEAALVYYRKSLKIYEEIKDKKRIANSLNNIGDIYNKLGKFSKALFYFSKSLEISESLNIKDIIIDSYESFSVSYSAMGNYKKAFKYYKQYIALKDSVFSLETYKQIADMKTKYENEKKDKQIQSLEYENNIKAIKIKHQKKIQIIYIIILIITGAAITIILILLRKKNKVYKFLVLKNLDVLSKEKELKNNKEELKNKYQNKSSQNTIRKTEKEKILNKMTKMLETDKIYCKFDLTCEKFAKQLSTNRFYLSQIINEKFEKNYSGFINEYRVKEVMLMLSDPIKTKQFSIETIAKEAGFKNISSFNRIFKKYTGITPSVFVNKR